Part of the Salinigranum rubrum genome is shown below.
GCGGGTGTCGCACCTGTATCCACGCGACGACCGACTTCGGGTAGCGCTCGGTCCGCTCCCCCGCGAACGAGCCGTCGGTGCTGACGACGAACGCCTCCCGCTCGTATCGAACGAACGCCTCGTCGTGGTGGACGGCTTCGCCGTCGCGGGTCCGGAGGTCGACGCTCCCGCGACGGACAGGTGTCTCGAACGAGTTCGCGTCCGGCGTCGTGCCCGTGTCCACACCGTCGTCCGGCGTCGCGTTCACGTCATCGCCGTCGTCTCTGTCGCCTCCGCCGTCGTCCGCCACGAGTCAGGCGACGACGGCCGCCAGCTTCTCGACCGGGTGGGGCGGCTCCTCGCCCTCGTGGTCGCCGAGTTGTGACCGACAGGAGGCGCCGGGCGCGACCACCGTGTCGCCGTCGCTCGCGTCCACCTGGTCGTAGAGGATGGAGGCGATGGCCTTCGACATCGAGTAGTGTTCGGCCTCGTAGCCGAACGAGCCAGCCATCCCACAGCAGGTCGAGTCGAGCGGGTCGACGTCGTACCCGACCCGTCCCAGCACCGACACGGTGTGGTGGTCCTTGTTCGTCGACTTCTGGTGGCAGTGGCCGTGGTACGTCAGCGACTCCTCCCTCCGCTGGAACTCGCGGTCGCCGAACAGGTCGAACGTGTCGACGTACTCCATCACGCCGTAGCTGTTCGCGGCGAACGTCTCCACCTCGGGTCCCGAGAGCAAGTCGAGGTAGTCCGACTGGAACATCACGGCGTCGGACGGTTCGACGACGACGACGTCCCAGCCCGCTTCGACGTTCGGAACCAGCGTCTCGACGTTCTGCTCGGCCTCGGCGCGCGCCCTGTCGAGGAAGCCCTTCGAGTGTGGCGGGCGACCGCTGCCGGCGACGTCGTCGGGAATCCGAACGTGGACGCCGGCGGCTTCGAGCGCCCGCACCGCGGCCTTCCCCGCTTCGGGGTGGTTGTAGGTGGTGTAGGTGTCGGGGAAGAGCAGGGCTCGACGGACCGCCTCGCTCTCGTCGACGGTCGACCCGCCGCGCGCCTCGAACCACTCGGTCAGGGACTGGGAGGCGAACGAGGGCAGCGTCCGCTCGGAGGCGATGCCCAGCGTCTTCTCCATGACCCACCCCGACCCCGGGAGTTTCGTCGCGAGGTTCGACAGCGGAGCGAGCGAACTGCCCACGCTGGAGAGGCTGTCGATGTTGGCGAACATCCTGTCTCTGAGACTCGAACCGTTGCGCTGGTGGTACTCGTGGGTCACCTCGGCTTTCATCTTCGCCATGTCGACCTCGCTCGGACAGTCCTTGGTACAGCCCTTACAGCCGATACAGAGGTCGAGCACCTCGTGGACGAACTCGTCGGTGAACATCTCCTCCTCGTCGAACGACCCGGACATCGCCTGCCGGAGCATGTTCGCCCGGCCGCGGGTGGACTGTATCTCCTCTTCGGCCGCGCGGAACGTGGGACACATCACGCCGCCGGTCGTCTCCTGTGGCCCACGACAGCCCGCACAGCCGTGACAGAGTTCGGCCATCCCCTGGAAGCCGTTGTCGTTGTCCCAGTTCAGCGACGGCTCGAACCCCTCCTCGAACTCGTAATCCGGGGAGAACCGGAGGTGTTCGGTCATGTCGTGGTCGCCGCAGATGTTTCCGGGGTTGAGGAGCCAGTCGGGGTCGTACGCGGACTTCAGGTCCCGAAACACCCCCCAGAGGTGGTCGCCGTAGAGCTTCCGGTTCCACTGGGTCCGGGCGCGGCCGTCGCCGTGCTCGCCCGAGACGCTGCCGCCGTACTTCACGACGAGGTCCGTCACCTCGTCCGCGATGGCCTCGAACGTCTCCAGCCCCTCGACCGTCTTGGTGTTGACGAGCGGCCGGATGTGCAACACCCCGGGGCCGGCGTGGGCGTAGTAGCTCGCGAACGTGTCGTGCTTCTCGAGGATGTCCTGGAAGTCGGAGACGTACGCCGGGAGGTTCTCCGCGGGGATGGCGGTGTCCTCGATGTAGGCGATGTGCTTCTCGTCCGTGGTCCGCCCGAGCAGGATGGGGAGGCCGGACTTGCGCATCTTCCAGAACTTCGCGCGCGTCTCCGCGTCGTGAGCTTCCATCGACCCGACCGCCGTGTGTGGCTTGTCGGTCGTCTCCACGGCAGCCACGGAGGGTTCGACCTGGCTGTCTCCGTCGGTGACCCGGTCGGCGATGAGGTCTGCGACCTGCTCTTTACCGTGCTGGTCGTCATCGGCGTAGAACTCCACGAGCAAGACGGCGCTCGTCCCCTCGGGGAGCATCCCGACGACGCCGCGGAACTCCGCGGTCTCTCGGGCGAGGTCGAGGAGGACGTCGTCCATCACCTCGACGGCCGCCGGGTCGTGTTCGAGGATGGGCGCGACGTCCTCCATCGCGTCGACGACGCTGTCGTAGGTGAGGAGGGCGACGCTCGCCGTGTTCGGGATGGGTTCGAGCGAGACGGTCGCCTCGGTGACGATGGCTAACGTCCCCTCGCTCCCCGCGAGCAGGCGGGCGAGGTTGACCGTGCCCGCCTCCGCATCCGGGTCGAGTCCCTTGTCGTCGGGCGTCCGTCGCTCGCCTCGGGCCTCGTCGACGAGCATGTCGAGGTTGTACCCCGAGACGTTCCGCTTGAGTTCGGGGTACCGCTCTTCGACCTCCTCTGCCTCCTCGTCGAGGATGCGGACCACCTGGGCGTACACCCGGGGGAGTATGTCGTCGCTGTCGGGGTCGGCGCGGGCGCGGAGTTCCTCGACCTCGACCTCGCCGAAGCGTTCGACGCTCCCGTCGGCGAGGACGGCCTCACACTCCTCGATGTAGTAGTCGGTCTTGCCGTACTTCAGCGAGTGCGCGCCGGTGGAGTTGTTGCCGATGGCCCCGCCGAGCGCGCTCTTGTCGCCCCAGGCGGGGTCGGGCGCGAACTTCAGCCCGTGCGGTTTCAACTCGCGGTTGAGGTCGCCGAGGTACGTCCCGGCCTCCGCCCGGGCCGTCGCCGCGTCGGGGTCGACGTCCACGACCGAGTCCATGTAGCGCGTGAAGTCGAGGACGACCGCCTCGTTCACGGTCTGTCCCGCCAGCGACGTGCCGCCGCCGCGGGGGAGGACGGGAATCTCACGGCGAGCGCAGTACTGCACCACCGCGGCGACGTCGTCGGTCGACGTCGGCATCACCACGCCGATGGGCGTCCGTTCGTACGCGGACGCGTCGGTCGCGTACAGTTCCCTCGTGTAGGTGTCGAAGCGAACGTCGCCGTCGACCAGTCCTTCGAGGTCGTCGACGAGCGCCGGGCGGGCGACGTCGTCCGAGACGTAGTCGAAGTTCGCCCCGTCACGTGGGTCGTCGGCCCGCGACCCCAGGTCGTCCGTGTTGCTTGCCATTGATAGTCAGTCCTTTGAGTCGTCGCTAATAAAATCCGGAGGTTACGCCGTCCGGAGGCGTCGTCGACTGGCGATTCTCCTGCGCCCCTCGAACCGGGATCGGTGTCACGAGGGCTGTCGGACGCCCGTCCCGGATGTCGCCGACACCGGGGGCGGCGACTCCCGGGAGACGGGGACGACGGACCCCGTCAGAAGACGCCCGGGAAGAGGACGTAGCTGAACAGCAGCGTCACGAGGCCGGTGGCGGTCCCGTAGTAGACGAGCGGGATGAGTTCCAGCCGGATGACGCGACCCTCCTCGCCGACGAGGCCGACGACGGCCAGCGCCGCGACGACGTTGTGGATGGCGATGAGGTTGCCGATGGCGCCGCCGACGGCCTGTGCGGCCAGCATCAGCGTCCGCGGCGTCCCGATCTGGTCGGCGACGCCGTACTGGAACGTGCCGAAGAGGATGTCCGACACGGTGTTCGACCCGGCGAGGAACGCCCCGAACGCGCCGACGTACGCGGCGAAGAACGGGTAGACGCCGCCCGCGACCGAGGCCATGCCGTCCGAGAGGACGATGAGCATGCTGTCGGTCCCCGTCGCGGAGCCCGACTGCAGCATGATCTGGACCGTCGCCACCGCGAACAGCAGGGCGACGACCGCGGGCATCACCTTCTCGACCGTCTCGGACCACGCCGCCGTGATCTCGTCGGTCCGCATGTCGTGCAGCGGGATGGTGAGCAGGTGGACCGCGACGAACACCGCCCCCGGCAGGTAGAGGACGGCGAAACTGTCGCTCAGTCCCGTCCCGAGGATGTCGGTCCACGCGAGCGTGAACAGGTCCATCGTGACGAACGCGTTCACGGGGTCGACGACGCGGGTGACGACGAGGAGAACGGCGACGAGCGCGTAGGGCGTCCACGCCTTCCACAGCGGCATCCGGACGTGCCCGCCGTCGGCCGTCACCGTCCCCTCGCGGGAGGTGCCCGCGCCGACGCCGCCCTCGCCGGGCTGGATGTCGCCGACCCAGTGGTCGGGCCACTGCTCCTGAGGCGCGAAGTCCCACTCGTCGTCGGGGTGGAAGAAGCCGGCCTTCAGCGCACCGACGGTGACGAACAGGCCGACCATCGCCCCGATGAGGCCGGGGAACTCCGGCCCGAGGAAGTACGCCGTGAGCCAGTACGGGACCGAGAAGGAGGCCCACGCGAACAGCGTGAGCGGGAGGACCTCCAGCGCGGGCTTGATCGAGCGTTCCTCGCCGAAGAAGCGGGTCATCATCGCCACGCCGATGAAGGGCAGTGCGACGCCGACGATGACGTGGTACGTCGCGGCCCACATCGCAATGTCGCCGACCCACGCGGCGACGCTCGCGTACGGGCCGTTCGCGACCACCGCGGTCTGGATGCTCTCGACGGAGCCGAAGATGTCGATCATCCCGATGATGAGCGGCGTCCCGACCGCGCCGAACGTGATGGCCATCAGGTTCCCCGTGAGCGCGACGACGACGGCCGCCATCGGCGGGAAACCGAGCCCCACGAGGAGCGGACCGACGATGGCCGCGGGCGTCCCGAAGCCGGCCGCGGCCTCGATGAACGACCCCATCAAGAATACGAGCAGGACGACCTGAACGCGGCGGTCCTCGCTCACGGAGGCGAAGCCCTGATTGATGGCGTCGAAGGCGCCCGTGCGTTTCAGCGTGTAGAGGAGGAGGATGGCGCCGAAGACGATGTAGAGGATGTTCGCGGCGGTGATAAAGCCGACAATCGACGACGCGGCGATCCACCGCGCGGACATTCCCCAGCCGACGACGCCCGCGCCGACCGCGACGAGCCAGGCGACG
Proteins encoded:
- a CDS encoding L-lactate permease, whose protein sequence is MVSAVDALVALAPLATIAFLMVGRYWPATRAMPVAWLVAVGAGVVGWGMSARWIAASSIVGFITAANILYIVFGAILLLYTLKRTGAFDAINQGFASVSEDRRVQVVLLVFLMGSFIEAAAGFGTPAAIVGPLLVGLGFPPMAAVVVALTGNLMAITFGAVGTPLIIGMIDIFGSVESIQTAVVANGPYASVAAWVGDIAMWAATYHVIVGVALPFIGVAMMTRFFGEERSIKPALEVLPLTLFAWASFSVPYWLTAYFLGPEFPGLIGAMVGLFVTVGALKAGFFHPDDEWDFAPQEQWPDHWVGDIQPGEGGVGAGTSREGTVTADGGHVRMPLWKAWTPYALVAVLLVVTRVVDPVNAFVTMDLFTLAWTDILGTGLSDSFAVLYLPGAVFVAVHLLTIPLHDMRTDEITAAWSETVEKVMPAVVALLFAVATVQIMLQSGSATGTDSMLIVLSDGMASVAGGVYPFFAAYVGAFGAFLAGSNTVSDILFGTFQYGVADQIGTPRTLMLAAQAVGGAIGNLIAIHNVVAALAVVGLVGEEGRVIRLELIPLVYYGTATGLVTLLFSYVLFPGVF
- a CDS encoding FAD-binding and (Fe-S)-binding domain-containing protein translates to MASNTDDLGSRADDPRDGANFDYVSDDVARPALVDDLEGLVDGDVRFDTYTRELYATDASAYERTPIGVVMPTSTDDVAAVVQYCARREIPVLPRGGGTSLAGQTVNEAVVLDFTRYMDSVVDVDPDAATARAEAGTYLGDLNRELKPHGLKFAPDPAWGDKSALGGAIGNNSTGAHSLKYGKTDYYIEECEAVLADGSVERFGEVEVEELRARADPDSDDILPRVYAQVVRILDEEAEEVEERYPELKRNVSGYNLDMLVDEARGERRTPDDKGLDPDAEAGTVNLARLLAGSEGTLAIVTEATVSLEPIPNTASVALLTYDSVVDAMEDVAPILEHDPAAVEVMDDVLLDLARETAEFRGVVGMLPEGTSAVLLVEFYADDDQHGKEQVADLIADRVTDGDSQVEPSVAAVETTDKPHTAVGSMEAHDAETRAKFWKMRKSGLPILLGRTTDEKHIAYIEDTAIPAENLPAYVSDFQDILEKHDTFASYYAHAGPGVLHIRPLVNTKTVEGLETFEAIADEVTDLVVKYGGSVSGEHGDGRARTQWNRKLYGDHLWGVFRDLKSAYDPDWLLNPGNICGDHDMTEHLRFSPDYEFEEGFEPSLNWDNDNGFQGMAELCHGCAGCRGPQETTGGVMCPTFRAAEEEIQSTRGRANMLRQAMSGSFDEEEMFTDEFVHEVLDLCIGCKGCTKDCPSEVDMAKMKAEVTHEYHQRNGSSLRDRMFANIDSLSSVGSSLAPLSNLATKLPGSGWVMEKTLGIASERTLPSFASQSLTEWFEARGGSTVDESEAVRRALLFPDTYTTYNHPEAGKAAVRALEAAGVHVRIPDDVAGSGRPPHSKGFLDRARAEAEQNVETLVPNVEAGWDVVVVEPSDAVMFQSDYLDLLSGPEVETFAANSYGVMEYVDTFDLFGDREFQRREESLTYHGHCHQKSTNKDHHTVSVLGRVGYDVDPLDSTCCGMAGSFGYEAEHYSMSKAIASILYDQVDASDGDTVVAPGASCRSQLGDHEGEEPPHPVEKLAAVVA